One segment of Curtobacterium sp. MR_MD2014 DNA contains the following:
- a CDS encoding Na(+)/H(+) antiporter subunit C produces MTITLVLVIAMAVLFSCGVYLLLERSLTRMLLGFLLLGNSLNLLLLIMSGAAGKPPIGGSSEGITDPLPQAFALTAIVITFAVSAFLLALIHRSWKLSRADEVEVDEADVAIGKDRDDDPADDDPADDDPEIDTDPEAVQNEEASR; encoded by the coding sequence ATGACCATCACCCTGGTCCTCGTCATCGCGATGGCGGTGCTGTTCTCGTGCGGCGTGTACCTGCTGCTGGAGCGGTCGCTGACCCGGATGCTGCTCGGGTTCCTGCTGCTCGGCAACTCCCTGAACCTGCTGTTGCTCATCATGTCCGGCGCGGCGGGCAAGCCCCCGATCGGCGGCTCGTCCGAGGGCATCACCGACCCGCTCCCCCAGGCGTTCGCCCTGACCGCGATCGTCATCACCTTCGCGGTGAGCGCGTTCCTGCTCGCCCTCATCCACCGCTCGTGGAAGCTGTCCCGCGCCGACGAGGTCGAGGTCGACGAGGCCGACGTCGCGATCGGCAAGGACCGCGACGACGATCCCGCGGACGACGACCCCGCGGACGACGACCCCGAGATCGACACCGACCCCGAAGCGGTCCAGAACGAGGAGGCCTCGCGATGA
- a CDS encoding Na+/H+ antiporter subunit A, translating to MVSVLVAFAIVALIVPALTPLMGRRVFYVAALAPAAAAVLTIAQSDAALHGGVTSRWQWIPELDLALSLRMDALSWVLALVVSVVGALVLVYCASYFERDEPGLGRFASVLTAFAGSMYGLVVADDVIVLFVLWEATTVFSYLLIGQDADKRASRAAAMQALVVTTAGGLAMLAGLVALSVTAGTTSLSGIIAQAPELVERPGPLVPVAVVLVLLGALTKSAIVPFHFWLPAAMAAPTPVSAYLHAAAMVKAGIYLVARLAPAFALLTGWRETITVLGVLGMLIGGYRALRQTDVKLLLAYGTVAQLGFLVLAAGWGAPAVALGGVALLVAHATFKSTLFLVVGAVDHATGTRDLRKLSGLGRKLPWLVVVSVLALASMAGIPPTIGFVAKEAVLTGFVEELHGPQAAWAWIALVGVTLGSLLTVAYSLRFLWGTFARKSGVADTEPHGLHGLGVVPSVLAVAGLAFGLLTPVVAHGLEPAATAAALPEGEVPHLALWHGLEPALGLSAITLVGGVLLFLARRRVEALQHRLSGSPSAADTYRKTMRGLDRLATGLTAGVQRGSLPYYLTVILSVFVAGALANLVLGGPWAFRVRFADSWGQVPVVAVMAVAAIAVLTAKTRFAAAVLVGVTGYGMSVLFVLHGAVDLALTQLVVETVTLIAFVLVLRRLPPRIATANPSRFRIVRALFAGLAGATLAVVVVVAASARNSTPIWPDIPALTKSFGHGLNVVNVALVDLRGWDTLGELTVVVAAATGVASLIFLDSREDTLPRLRDLPATVTSDKHRPDGEPRAWLPTSAAIPTGRSALLDVVVRLLFHGLVVLSLYLLFAGHNTAGGGFAGGLVAGIALAGRYLAGGPAELGAAAPVRAGRLLGLGVATAATTAIVPLFFGKEALYSAFFEATVPVLGHVEFVTATFFDIGVYLVVVGLVLDVLRSLGAEVDRQRLEDSRARITDTTEGDVDDNAAAATPEGSAV from the coding sequence ATGGTCTCCGTCCTCGTCGCGTTCGCGATCGTCGCCCTGATCGTCCCCGCCCTGACCCCGCTGATGGGGCGCCGCGTGTTCTACGTCGCCGCCCTCGCCCCCGCCGCCGCCGCGGTGCTGACGATCGCCCAGAGCGACGCCGCACTCCACGGCGGGGTCACGAGCCGGTGGCAGTGGATCCCGGAGCTCGACCTGGCGCTGTCGTTGCGGATGGACGCCCTGTCGTGGGTCCTCGCCCTGGTGGTCTCCGTCGTCGGTGCGCTCGTGCTCGTCTACTGCGCGTCGTACTTCGAGCGGGACGAGCCCGGACTGGGCCGGTTCGCGTCCGTCCTGACCGCCTTCGCCGGGTCGATGTACGGCCTCGTCGTCGCCGACGACGTGATCGTGCTCTTCGTGCTCTGGGAGGCCACGACGGTCTTCTCGTACCTGCTCATCGGGCAGGACGCCGACAAGCGCGCGAGCCGGGCCGCCGCCATGCAGGCCCTCGTCGTCACGACCGCCGGCGGGCTGGCGATGCTCGCCGGACTCGTCGCCCTGTCCGTGACCGCGGGGACCACGAGCCTGTCGGGCATCATCGCGCAGGCACCGGAGCTCGTCGAGCGTCCGGGGCCGCTCGTGCCGGTCGCGGTGGTCCTCGTGCTCCTGGGCGCCCTGACGAAGTCGGCGATCGTCCCCTTCCACTTCTGGCTCCCGGCAGCGATGGCGGCGCCGACCCCGGTCAGCGCGTACCTGCACGCCGCGGCGATGGTGAAGGCCGGCATCTACCTGGTCGCCCGCCTGGCCCCGGCGTTCGCGCTGCTGACCGGCTGGCGCGAGACGATCACCGTGCTCGGTGTGCTCGGCATGCTCATCGGCGGCTACCGCGCGCTGCGTCAGACCGACGTCAAGCTGCTGCTCGCCTACGGGACGGTCGCGCAGCTCGGCTTCCTCGTGCTCGCCGCCGGGTGGGGCGCTCCGGCCGTCGCCCTGGGCGGGGTCGCCCTGCTCGTCGCGCACGCCACGTTCAAGTCGACGCTGTTCCTGGTCGTCGGAGCCGTCGACCACGCGACCGGCACCCGCGACCTCCGGAAGCTCAGCGGTCTCGGGCGGAAGCTGCCGTGGCTCGTCGTGGTCAGCGTCCTCGCGCTCGCGTCGATGGCGGGCATCCCGCCGACGATCGGCTTCGTCGCGAAGGAGGCCGTCCTGACCGGCTTCGTCGAGGAGCTCCACGGACCGCAGGCGGCCTGGGCGTGGATCGCACTCGTCGGGGTGACCCTCGGCTCGCTCCTCACCGTCGCGTACTCGCTCCGCTTCCTCTGGGGCACGTTCGCCCGGAAGTCCGGCGTGGCCGACACCGAGCCGCACGGCCTGCACGGACTCGGTGTCGTGCCGTCCGTCCTCGCCGTCGCCGGACTCGCGTTCGGCCTGCTCACGCCCGTCGTCGCGCACGGCCTCGAACCCGCTGCCACCGCCGCGGCGCTGCCCGAGGGCGAGGTCCCGCACCTGGCGCTCTGGCACGGCCTGGAGCCCGCGCTCGGCCTCTCCGCGATCACGCTCGTCGGTGGCGTCCTCCTGTTCCTGGCACGACGCCGGGTCGAGGCCCTGCAGCACCGACTCTCCGGGTCACCGAGCGCGGCCGACACCTACCGGAAGACCATGCGTGGGCTCGACCGCCTGGCGACCGGGCTCACGGCCGGCGTCCAGCGCGGGTCGCTCCCCTACTACCTGACCGTGATCCTGTCGGTGTTCGTCGCCGGCGCCCTGGCGAACCTGGTGCTCGGCGGCCCGTGGGCGTTCCGCGTGCGCTTCGCCGACTCGTGGGGCCAGGTGCCGGTCGTCGCCGTGATGGCCGTCGCCGCGATCGCGGTGCTGACCGCGAAGACCCGGTTCGCCGCCGCCGTGCTCGTCGGCGTCACCGGCTACGGGATGTCCGTGCTCTTCGTCCTGCACGGTGCGGTCGACCTCGCGCTCACCCAGCTCGTGGTCGAGACCGTCACGCTGATCGCGTTCGTGCTGGTGCTCCGCCGGCTCCCCCCGCGGATCGCCACGGCCAACCCGTCGCGCTTCCGGATCGTGCGGGCCCTGTTCGCCGGCCTCGCGGGAGCCACCCTGGCCGTCGTCGTGGTCGTCGCGGCCTCGGCACGGAACAGCACCCCGATCTGGCCGGACATCCCGGCGCTCACGAAGTCCTTCGGTCACGGCCTGAACGTCGTGAACGTCGCCCTCGTCGACCTGCGCGGCTGGGACACGCTCGGTGAGCTGACCGTCGTCGTCGCCGCGGCCACGGGTGTCGCGAGCCTGATCTTCCTCGATTCGCGCGAGGACACCCTGCCGCGGCTGCGCGACCTGCCGGCGACCGTGACGAGCGACAAGCACCGCCCGGACGGCGAGCCCCGCGCCTGGCTGCCGACGAGCGCGGCGATCCCGACCGGTCGCTCGGCCCTGCTCGACGTGGTCGTCCGCCTGCTCTTCCACGGCCTCGTCGTGCTCTCGCTCTACCTGCTCTTCGCCGGGCACAACACGGCCGGCGGCGGCTTCGCCGGCGGACTCGTCGCCGGCATCGCGCTGGCCGGTCGGTACCTGGCGGGCGGTCCCGCGGAGCTCGGCGCCGCCGCGCCCGTCCGCGCCGGTCGCCTGCTCGGCCTCGGCGTCGCCACCGCGGCCACGACCGCGATCGTCCCGCTGTTCTTCGGGAAGGAGGCCCTGTACTCCGCGTTCTTCGAGGCGACCGTCCCCGTGCTCGGGCACGTCGAGTTCGTCACCGCGACGTTCTTCGACATCGGGGTCTACCTGGTGGTCGTCGGGCTCGTCCTCGACGTGCTCCGGAGCCTCGGTGCCGAGGTCGACCGGCAACGGCTCGAGGACTCCCGGGCGCGCATCACCGACACCACGGAGGGCGACGTCGACGACAACGCCGCCGCAGCGACCCCGGAGGGGAGTGCCGTATGA
- a CDS encoding SDR family NAD(P)-dependent oxidoreductase, which yields MHLDLTDRVVVVTGAGRGIGRTLAARFLTEGCRVVAFDLAFDDAGDDGVDRVVCDVADPASVRAAVDEVVRRHGTVDVLVNNAGINVTGTVAELGWDEWRRCMDVNLGGTFLVSQAVAPVMQAAGRGRIVNAASFAAIVPSVGSAAYAASKAAVVSFTRVLASELGPWGITVNAYAPGMVPTAMNGFAEMPQAEQDRLLDTLSLRRWETPDDVADLLVFLASDASAYVTGTLLDVSGGKLATQIPARAHGR from the coding sequence ATGCACCTCGACCTGACCGACCGCGTGGTGGTCGTCACCGGAGCCGGCCGGGGGATCGGCCGGACACTCGCGGCGCGGTTCCTCACCGAGGGGTGCCGCGTCGTCGCGTTCGACCTCGCCTTCGACGACGCCGGTGACGACGGCGTCGACCGTGTCGTCTGCGACGTCGCCGACCCGGCCTCCGTGCGTGCGGCCGTCGACGAGGTCGTCCGCCGGCACGGCACCGTCGACGTGCTCGTCAACAACGCGGGCATCAACGTCACCGGGACCGTCGCCGAGCTCGGCTGGGACGAGTGGCGACGGTGCATGGACGTGAACCTCGGGGGCACCTTCCTGGTCAGCCAGGCGGTCGCGCCGGTGATGCAGGCGGCCGGGCGCGGGCGGATCGTCAACGCCGCGTCGTTCGCGGCGATCGTGCCGAGCGTCGGCAGCGCGGCCTACGCGGCGTCGAAGGCCGCGGTGGTCTCGTTCACCCGCGTGCTGGCGTCGGAGCTCGGCCCGTGGGGCATCACCGTGAACGCCTACGCGCCCGGCATGGTGCCGACCGCGATGAACGGGTTCGCCGAGATGCCGCAGGCCGAGCAGGACCGGCTGCTCGACACCCTGTCGCTCCGGCGGTGGGAGACGCCCGACGACGTCGCCGACCTCCTGGTCTTCCTGGCGAGCGACGCGTCCGCCTACGTCACGGGCACACTGCTGGACGTCTCCGGCGGCAAGCTCGCGACGCAGATCCCGGCACGGGCGCACGGTCGCTGA
- a CDS encoding SDR family oxidoreductase, whose translation MTAKVLWITGGGSGMGAASAVAAARDGWTVVLSGRRRDRLEQVADEVRAVGGTADVVPLDVTDGDAVPAARDAVLGRHGRIDGLVLAAGLNSPARRWDDQSLADVRAVIDTNTTAVVAVVDAALPALRDAGGVVVVVSSYAGWSFQPGAGVAYSASKTALGSIVRTLNQQEAEHGVRATHLCPGDVATDFLDQRPEVPDAAARARMLQPDDVGRTVAFVLAAPAHVRIDELVLSPVAQR comes from the coding sequence ATGACGGCGAAGGTGCTCTGGATCACGGGTGGCGGCAGCGGGATGGGGGCGGCGAGCGCGGTGGCCGCAGCCCGTGACGGGTGGACGGTGGTGCTCAGTGGGCGTCGCCGGGACCGACTCGAGCAGGTCGCGGACGAGGTCCGCGCGGTCGGCGGGACGGCGGACGTCGTGCCGCTCGACGTGACGGACGGCGACGCGGTGCCCGCAGCACGCGACGCCGTGCTCGGACGGCACGGCCGGATCGACGGCCTGGTGCTGGCAGCCGGGCTGAACTCGCCGGCGCGACGGTGGGACGACCAGTCGCTCGCCGACGTCCGCGCCGTCATCGACACGAACACGACCGCCGTGGTGGCGGTGGTCGACGCTGCACTGCCGGCGCTCCGGGACGCGGGCGGTGTCGTCGTGGTGGTGTCGTCCTACGCGGGCTGGTCCTTCCAACCCGGTGCCGGTGTCGCGTACTCGGCGAGCAAGACCGCCCTCGGCTCGATCGTCCGGACGCTCAACCAGCAGGAGGCCGAGCACGGCGTGCGAGCCACCCACCTGTGCCCGGGCGACGTCGCGACGGACTTCCTGGACCAGCGTCCCGAGGTCCCCGACGCGGCGGCGCGCGCTCGGATGCTGCAGCCCGACGACGTCGGCCGCACGGTGGCCTTCGTGCTCGCGGCGCCGGCCCACGTCCGCATCGACGAGCTCGTCCTGTCACCCGTCGCGCAGCGGTGA
- a CDS encoding FadR/GntR family transcriptional regulator, whose translation MTSAFDRVLDGIGTAVVTGTFAPGSRRSTDDLVAWSGASRSIVREAVRVLVALGMLSARPRVGVVVAHPTDWDVLDPLVVRWRLRGPDAAQVSVELRELRVAVEPAAAAAAARRAPLEDCAAGREALLATADELASAAAEDRRVDFTIADVRLHSLVLELSGNALYRRLHRVVGEALRERGSIRPDRHDVGLHVALVQAVVGGRSDEAADVMREIVRRTEHRPGPDLG comes from the coding sequence GTGACGAGCGCCTTCGACCGGGTGCTCGACGGGATCGGGACCGCCGTCGTCACCGGCACCTTCGCGCCGGGGAGCCGCCGGAGCACCGACGACCTGGTGGCCTGGTCGGGCGCGAGCCGCAGCATCGTCCGTGAGGCGGTCCGCGTCCTCGTCGCGCTCGGCATGCTCAGTGCGCGCCCCCGCGTCGGCGTGGTCGTCGCCCACCCCACGGACTGGGACGTCCTCGATCCGCTGGTCGTCCGCTGGCGGCTCCGGGGACCCGACGCGGCGCAGGTCTCGGTCGAGCTCCGCGAGCTGCGGGTCGCCGTGGAACCGGCAGCGGCCGCCGCGGCGGCCCGACGAGCACCGCTCGAGGACTGCGCGGCCGGACGGGAGGCGCTCCTCGCCACCGCGGACGAGCTCGCGTCCGCCGCGGCCGAGGACCGCCGGGTCGACTTCACGATCGCGGACGTCCGGCTGCACTCCCTCGTGCTGGAGCTGTCCGGCAACGCGCTGTACCGACGGCTGCACCGCGTCGTGGGGGAGGCGCTCCGTGAGCGCGGGAGCATCCGGCCGGACCGCCACGACGTCGGCCTGCACGTCGCGCTCGTGCAGGCGGTCGTCGGGGGTCGGTCGGACGAGGCCGCCGACGTGATGCGCGAGATCGTGCGGCGCACCGAGCACCGGCCGGGCCCGGACCTGGGATGA